In one window of Paraflavitalea soli DNA:
- a CDS encoding LytR/AlgR family response regulator transcription factor yields the protein MQQDITTSTALPYTTVKGRNEKRADPSTPDYELMNLFNLLKAREPELLRRLLNSCAALLLKDEPAVPGYQAEKERFLVKTGRHLTSVHISQVAFFYCENKTVYLKTKDDRNHILKLSIEEIENTVSPRDFFRISRQIIVSRHSIKKIIIWFNGTLRVDLMPGDHANIIISKLRAPMFRQWLGE from the coding sequence ATGCAACAGGACATAACAACCAGCACTGCCTTGCCCTATACCACCGTGAAAGGAAGAAATGAAAAACGAGCCGATCCCTCAACACCCGATTATGAATTGATGAACCTTTTTAACCTGCTCAAGGCAAGAGAACCTGAGTTGTTAAGGAGGTTATTAAATTCATGTGCGGCCTTGCTGTTGAAAGATGAACCGGCTGTGCCGGGTTATCAGGCAGAGAAAGAACGTTTCCTGGTAAAAACGGGCCGGCACCTCACCTCAGTGCACATCAGCCAGGTGGCCTTTTTTTACTGTGAGAATAAAACGGTATACCTCAAAACGAAGGACGACAGGAACCATATTCTCAAATTGAGCATCGAAGAAATAGAGAATACAGTATCACCCCGCGATTTTTTCCGCATCAGCCGACAGATCATCGTGAGCCGGCATTCCATCAAAAAGATCATTATCTGGTTTAATGGCACCTTACGGGTAGACCTCATGCCCGGCGACCATGCCAATATTATCATCAGTAAACTGAGAGCCCCTATGTTCAGGCAATGGCTTGGCGAATAA
- a CDS encoding RagB/SusD family nutrient uptake outer membrane protein codes for MKPTNFYALLITLLLVTISQAACDKMLDEKPKATLELGQLTPDILDQTLVGVYEPLTRSRGRLWESTVGLGLELMSDYADGGPTQVAWSNYNNIMNNPNALGQPWTTLYEAIGRANYLIVALDANTTLATDLKDKAYGEARFVRAICYFFAVRVWGKVPMRLKPIINSGDVALAKSDIPVIYNQIIEDLKFAEGVLPNKTGAPGRATKGAAKVALADVYLTQGDNQKARDKAKEVIDNKATYGYNLEPSLATVYSPTLPTNMEDVFSLKFSQFLDRGSFMASYWADSKAKAAGYSVSGNKFGGIISVAPLIKNWDVKDLRRQFSLYDTYVINGATVKAEIEPDIYDLRLGKYKDPNAPIDTGNGNDFYLYRYADALLIFAEAENKLNGPAAAYDAINIVRRRAYGVSLDVPSALADLPAGLSQTAFDDMVFRERGYEFIGEAKRWFDMVRTGRAAQLITEVRGLIKQPVRKPTPSRFLFALPDVELQNNPLAN; via the coding sequence ATGAAACCGACTAATTTTTACGCTTTGCTCATCACCCTGTTGCTGGTGACGATAAGCCAGGCCGCTTGTGATAAGATGCTCGATGAAAAACCCAAGGCCACACTGGAGCTGGGACAGCTAACGCCTGATATATTGGATCAAACGCTGGTGGGCGTGTATGAACCACTCACCAGGAGCCGTGGCCGCCTGTGGGAGTCTACTGTAGGGCTGGGCCTTGAACTGATGAGCGACTATGCCGATGGCGGTCCTACGCAAGTGGCCTGGAGCAATTACAATAATATCATGAACAATCCCAATGCATTGGGACAACCATGGACCACCTTGTATGAAGCCATTGGCCGGGCTAATTATCTCATCGTAGCGCTGGATGCCAATACTACCCTGGCCACTGATCTGAAAGATAAAGCCTATGGCGAAGCCCGGTTTGTAAGGGCCATCTGTTATTTCTTTGCAGTAAGGGTATGGGGGAAAGTGCCAATGCGTCTGAAGCCGATCATCAATTCCGGTGATGTGGCCCTCGCTAAATCTGACATTCCGGTTATTTATAACCAGATCATTGAAGACCTGAAGTTTGCAGAAGGTGTACTTCCTAATAAGACCGGCGCACCGGGACGTGCTACCAAAGGCGCTGCCAAGGTAGCCCTGGCCGATGTATACCTCACCCAGGGCGATAACCAAAAAGCCCGCGATAAGGCGAAAGAGGTGATCGACAATAAAGCTACGTATGGCTATAACCTGGAGCCTTCTCTCGCTACGGTGTATTCACCTACGCTGCCTACCAATATGGAAGATGTATTTTCCCTCAAATTCTCGCAGTTCCTCGACCGCGGTTCTTTCATGGCATCCTATTGGGCCGATTCAAAGGCCAAAGCTGCCGGTTATTCCGTAAGCGGCAATAAATTTGGCGGCATCATTTCCGTGGCGCCCCTCATCAAGAACTGGGATGTAAAAGACCTGCGCAGACAATTCAGTCTGTATGATACCTATGTGATCAACGGGGCCACGGTGAAAGCAGAAATAGAACCTGATATCTACGACCTGCGCCTGGGCAAATACAAAGATCCCAATGCCCCTATTGATACGGGTAATGGAAATGATTTTTACCTCTATCGCTATGCCGATGCCTTGCTCATTTTTGCCGAGGCAGAGAATAAACTCAATGGCCCCGCAGCTGCTTACGATGCCATCAATATAGTGAGAAGGAGGGCGTATGGGGTTAGTTTAGACGTTCCCAGCGCCCTGGCCGATCTGCCTGCTGGTCTTTCTCAAACGGCTTTCGATGATATGGTGTTCCGGGAGAGGGGTTATGAATTCATTGGAGAGGCCAAGCGCTGGTTTGATATGGTACGTACAGGAAGAGCAGCACAATTGATCACAGAAGTACGTGGCCTCATCAAACAACCCGTACGCAAACCTACGCCTTCCAGGTTCTTATTTGCCCTGCCCGATGTAGAGCTGCAAAACAATCCGCTGGCGAACTAG
- a CDS encoding alpha-L-rhamnosidase-related protein, protein MRSPAVLLPFFLLLFAVGTAQQLPVNPALLKDHWSASWITCPGVSLRSYGIYHFRKTFTLADKPASFIVHVSADNRYRLFVNGTPVCNGPARGDLYNWYFETIDLAPWLKAGANTIAAQVWNMGEEAAVAQISNQTAFVLQGDTEKEKLINTNGSWKVSENKAYHPCSMDNGARLHSYMVIGPGDSVQASLYPWQWEQPTFNDAQWLPARKLASPVTVGYGTDNLWTLAPRNIPLMEEKLQRINTVRRASGLQVPDAFLQGNQALTIPANTTISILLDQTFNTVAYPEMIVTSGKGAVIRLTYAEALFGKNGKGNRNDIEGKQMAGNYDVFEADGGAKRLFRPLWLRTYRYLQLDITTYNEPLVIDDLYGMYTGYPFEQKAVFTSNDASLQDIWNVGWRTARLCAGETYYDCPYYEQLQYEGDTRIQSLISLYVTGDDRLMRKALLDFYHSRVPEGLTQGRYPSNRLQVIPPFSLYWVSMLYDYFMHRPDEKFVAQFLTGAEGVLNWYERHIDTARQMLGPMKWWNFTDWNHAFPNGVPDGATNGNSSVITLQYVYTLQQAAALFSHFDKQPQAARYRKIAASLSKGTYQACYDATKGVMANTPAHNTFSQHASIMGVLTGAIPVAQQQPVMRKVLYDTSLSQATFYYRFYLTLALKKAGMGALYYSQLMPWRDMLKNGLTTFAENPDPTRSDCHAWSASPNYDFLATICGITPAAPGFRKVQIKPQLGELKQASGRMPHPDGDIEVTLERRGETGVHATITLPPGLTGAFLWNNSTRPLKSGKQVIAL, encoded by the coding sequence ATGAGATCACCTGCTGTCCTTTTGCCGTTTTTCCTCCTGTTATTTGCTGTTGGTACGGCGCAACAGTTGCCTGTCAATCCTGCCTTGTTGAAAGATCACTGGTCTGCCAGCTGGATCACCTGTCCCGGCGTATCCCTGCGCAGTTATGGTATCTATCATTTCCGGAAGACCTTTACCCTAGCCGATAAGCCTGCTTCCTTCATCGTGCACGTATCGGCCGACAACCGCTACCGCCTCTTTGTGAATGGTACGCCAGTGTGTAATGGACCTGCCAGGGGCGATCTGTACAACTGGTATTTTGAGACCATTGATCTGGCGCCCTGGCTCAAAGCCGGTGCCAATACCATTGCTGCCCAGGTATGGAATATGGGAGAGGAGGCCGCTGTAGCACAGATTTCCAACCAGACAGCCTTTGTATTGCAGGGCGATACCGAAAAGGAAAAACTGATCAATACCAACGGCTCCTGGAAAGTATCAGAGAATAAAGCTTATCACCCTTGCTCGATGGACAATGGCGCCCGCCTGCACTCCTATATGGTGATAGGGCCTGGTGATAGCGTACAGGCTTCCTTATATCCCTGGCAATGGGAGCAACCAACCTTCAACGACGCACAATGGCTGCCCGCCCGCAAACTGGCTTCTCCCGTAACTGTAGGATATGGTACAGATAATTTGTGGACGCTGGCGCCGCGGAATATTCCCCTGATGGAAGAAAAATTGCAGCGCATCAATACCGTACGCCGGGCAAGTGGTCTGCAAGTGCCAGATGCTTTTTTGCAGGGCAACCAGGCGCTGACTATCCCCGCCAATACCACCATAAGCATCCTGCTGGATCAAACCTTCAATACCGTCGCTTATCCGGAAATGATAGTCACCAGTGGCAAAGGCGCTGTCATCCGCCTCACCTATGCAGAAGCATTGTTTGGTAAAAATGGCAAAGGCAACCGTAATGATATTGAAGGCAAACAAATGGCTGGCAACTACGATGTGTTTGAGGCAGATGGAGGAGCAAAAAGATTGTTTCGCCCGCTGTGGCTGAGGACCTATCGTTACCTGCAACTGGATATTACCACGTACAATGAACCGCTGGTCATTGATGATCTATATGGCATGTATACGGGATACCCTTTCGAACAAAAAGCTGTTTTCACCAGCAACGATGCTTCCCTGCAGGATATCTGGAATGTAGGCTGGCGTACTGCCCGGCTTTGTGCGGGGGAGACCTACTACGACTGTCCCTATTATGAGCAGTTGCAATATGAAGGCGATACGCGCATACAATCACTCATATCCTTGTACGTGACCGGCGATGATCGCCTGATGCGTAAGGCCCTGCTGGATTTTTATCATTCCCGCGTGCCGGAAGGGTTAACGCAGGGCAGGTATCCCAGCAACCGGCTGCAGGTAATACCGCCCTTCTCACTGTACTGGGTATCGATGTTGTACGATTATTTCATGCACCGGCCCGATGAAAAATTTGTGGCCCAATTCCTTACAGGAGCCGAAGGGGTACTGAACTGGTATGAGCGCCATATTGATACTGCGCGTCAAATGCTAGGCCCCATGAAGTGGTGGAACTTTACTGATTGGAACCACGCTTTCCCCAATGGCGTACCCGATGGGGCAACCAATGGCAATTCATCGGTCATCACTTTGCAGTATGTATATACCTTACAACAGGCTGCTGCACTCTTCAGTCATTTTGATAAACAACCGCAGGCGGCGAGGTACAGGAAGATAGCCGCCAGTTTGAGCAAGGGTACTTACCAGGCCTGTTACGATGCCACAAAAGGAGTGATGGCCAATACCCCTGCCCATAATACATTTAGTCAGCATGCCAGCATTATGGGCGTATTGACCGGCGCCATACCTGTAGCGCAACAACAGCCCGTGATGCGGAAAGTATTATATGATACCTCCCTTAGTCAAGCCACCTTTTATTATCGTTTTTACCTCACGCTGGCGCTGAAGAAAGCGGGCATGGGGGCGCTTTATTACAGCCAGCTTATGCCGTGGCGTGATATGCTGAAGAACGGCCTTACCACTTTTGCAGAGAATCCCGATCCTACCCGGTCCGACTGTCATGCCTGGAGCGCCAGTCCCAACTATGATTTCCTCGCTACCATTTGTGGCATTACTCCCGCAGCGCCGGGCTTCAGGAAAGTGCAGATAAAACCCCAGTTGGGTGAATTAAAGCAGGCCAGCGGCCGTATGCCCCATCCGGATGGAGATATCGAGGTAACGTTGGAAAGGAGAGGGGAAACGGGGGTGCATGCTACTATCACCCTGCCACCGGGGCTCACAGGTGCTTTCCTATGGAATAATAGTACCCGGCCGCTCAAATCCGGCAAGCAGGTCATCGCCTTATAG